In Pogoniulus pusillus isolate bPogPus1 chromosome 20, bPogPus1.pri, whole genome shotgun sequence, the following are encoded in one genomic region:
- the HSDL1 gene encoding inactive hydroxysteroid dehydrogenase-like protein 1 isoform X3 — translation MAAVDRFHLLYREISRSCNFYIEALAIVGAWYTVRKCVSLAFNTYGMLRLHVIPRLGSKVDLVKQYGKWAVVTGSTDGVGKAYAEELAKRGVNIILISRNKEKLEAVSRSISETYKVETDIIVADFSKGSEPYSAIKEALKDREIGILVNNVGISYPYPDYFTNLSEDILWDIVNVNIVSANMMTHIVLPGMVEKKRGAIVNVSSACCCQPTPLLTVYGASKTYLDYFSRALHYEYASKGIFVQSLTPFIIATKMVEFSNVASEPSFFFPSAEEYARHAISTLGLSIRTAGYWKHAVKFTLGECVPERIWAWLAVYVFRYLFKES, via the exons ATGGCCGCGGTGGATCGTTTCCACCTCTTGTACAGAGAGATCAGTCGCTCCTGCAACTTTTACATCGAGGCCCTGGCTATAGTTGGAGCCTGGTACACGGTCAGGAAGTGTGTCTCTCTTGCCTTCAACACCTACGGCATGCTCAGGCTGCATGTCAttcccaggctgggcagcaaggTTGATCTTGTCAAGCAGTATGGGAAATGGGCTGTGGTCACTG GTAGCACAGATGGTGTTGGGAAGGCATATGCTGAGGAACTGGCAAAGCGTGGGGTCAACATCATCTTAATCAGCCGCAACAAAGagaagctggaggctgtctctaGAAGCATATCTGAAACTTATAAAGTGGAAACAGATATCATAGTAGCTGACTTCAGCAAGGGGAGTGAACCTTACTCAGCCATTAAAGAGGCACTGAAAGACAGAGAAATTGGCATTTTGGTCAATAATGTGGGAATTTCTTATCCCTACCCGGACTATTTTACCAACCTGTCTGAGGACATCCTGTGGGACATAGTCAACGTAAATATTGTTTCTGCTAACATGATGACCCATATTGTGCTGCCAGGCATGGtagagaagaagagaggagcAATTGTGAATGTTtcttctgcatgctgctgtCAGCCCACACCACTGTTGACCGTCTATGGAGCCTCTAAA ACCTACCTGGACTACTTCAGTAGAGCACTACATTATGAGTATGCCTCCAAAGGAATTTTTGTTCAGAGCTTAACCCCTTTTATCATTGCTACAAAAATGGTAGAGTTCAGCAACGTTGCATCAGAgccatctttcttttttccttctgctgaagAATATGCAAGGCATGCAATTTCTACTCTTGGGTTATCCATAAGGACTGCTGGATACTGGAAGCATGCAGTAAAG TTCACGCTGGGTGAATGCGTACCTGAACGGATCTGGGCATGGCTTGCAGTATATGTTTTCAGATACCTATTCAAGGAATCTTAA
- the HSDL1 gene encoding inactive hydroxysteroid dehydrogenase-like protein 1 isoform X2, with translation MSALSLFGKAAIMLAITMAAVDRFHLLYREISRSCNFYIEALAIVGAWYTVRKCVSLAFNTYGMLRLHVIPRLGSKVDLVKQYGKWAVVTGSTDGVGKAYAEELAKRGVNIILISRNKEKLEAVSRSISETYKVETDIIVADFSKGSEPYSAIKEALKDREIGILVNNVGISYPYPDYFTNLSEDILWDIVNVNIVSANMMTHIVLPGMVEKKRGAIVNVSSACCCQPTPLLTVYGASKTYLDYFSRALHYEYASKGIFVQSLTPFIIATKMVEFSNVASEPSFFFPSAEEYARHAISTLGLSIRTAGYWKHAVKFTLGECVPERIWAWLAVYVFRYLFKES, from the exons GCTTGCCATCACCATGGCCGCGGTGGATCGTTTCCACCTCTTGTACAGAGAGATCAGTCGCTCCTGCAACTTTTACATCGAGGCCCTGGCTATAGTTGGAGCCTGGTACACGGTCAGGAAGTGTGTCTCTCTTGCCTTCAACACCTACGGCATGCTCAGGCTGCATGTCAttcccaggctgggcagcaaggTTGATCTTGTCAAGCAGTATGGGAAATGGGCTGTGGTCACTG GTAGCACAGATGGTGTTGGGAAGGCATATGCTGAGGAACTGGCAAAGCGTGGGGTCAACATCATCTTAATCAGCCGCAACAAAGagaagctggaggctgtctctaGAAGCATATCTGAAACTTATAAAGTGGAAACAGATATCATAGTAGCTGACTTCAGCAAGGGGAGTGAACCTTACTCAGCCATTAAAGAGGCACTGAAAGACAGAGAAATTGGCATTTTGGTCAATAATGTGGGAATTTCTTATCCCTACCCGGACTATTTTACCAACCTGTCTGAGGACATCCTGTGGGACATAGTCAACGTAAATATTGTTTCTGCTAACATGATGACCCATATTGTGCTGCCAGGCATGGtagagaagaagagaggagcAATTGTGAATGTTtcttctgcatgctgctgtCAGCCCACACCACTGTTGACCGTCTATGGAGCCTCTAAA ACCTACCTGGACTACTTCAGTAGAGCACTACATTATGAGTATGCCTCCAAAGGAATTTTTGTTCAGAGCTTAACCCCTTTTATCATTGCTACAAAAATGGTAGAGTTCAGCAACGTTGCATCAGAgccatctttcttttttccttctgctgaagAATATGCAAGGCATGCAATTTCTACTCTTGGGTTATCCATAAGGACTGCTGGATACTGGAAGCATGCAGTAAAG TTCACGCTGGGTGAATGCGTACCTGAACGGATCTGGGCATGGCTTGCAGTATATGTTTTCAGATACCTATTCAAGGAATCTTAA
- the HSDL1 gene encoding inactive hydroxysteroid dehydrogenase-like protein 1 isoform X1: MLCASPLRFSLLYPGALQMRLDSWSALLRLPLNLLHPPQQPGWTRRSERGPSPPGRLVSPGRQEPRIGRTDRPGSGAETEPQLLSQPPQPPLPSPWLAITMAAVDRFHLLYREISRSCNFYIEALAIVGAWYTVRKCVSLAFNTYGMLRLHVIPRLGSKVDLVKQYGKWAVVTGSTDGVGKAYAEELAKRGVNIILISRNKEKLEAVSRSISETYKVETDIIVADFSKGSEPYSAIKEALKDREIGILVNNVGISYPYPDYFTNLSEDILWDIVNVNIVSANMMTHIVLPGMVEKKRGAIVNVSSACCCQPTPLLTVYGASKTYLDYFSRALHYEYASKGIFVQSLTPFIIATKMVEFSNVASEPSFFFPSAEEYARHAISTLGLSIRTAGYWKHAVKFTLGECVPERIWAWLAVYVFRYLFKES, encoded by the exons ATGCTGTGCGCCTCTCCGCTGCGCTTTTCGCTGCTGTACCCAGGAGCTCTCCAGATGCGCCTCGACTCCTGGAGCGCGCTGCTGCGTCTCCCGTTAAACCTCCTTCACCcgccccagcagccaggctggaccCGGCGTTCGGAGCGGGGCCCTAGCCCACCGGGTCGGCTGGTATCTCCCGGGCGGCAGGAGCCGAGGATCGGCAGGACGGACAGGCCGGGAAGCGGCGCCGAGactgagccccagctcctgtccCAGCCGCCCCAACCGCCGCTGCCGTCGCCATG GCTTGCCATCACCATGGCCGCGGTGGATCGTTTCCACCTCTTGTACAGAGAGATCAGTCGCTCCTGCAACTTTTACATCGAGGCCCTGGCTATAGTTGGAGCCTGGTACACGGTCAGGAAGTGTGTCTCTCTTGCCTTCAACACCTACGGCATGCTCAGGCTGCATGTCAttcccaggctgggcagcaaggTTGATCTTGTCAAGCAGTATGGGAAATGGGCTGTGGTCACTG GTAGCACAGATGGTGTTGGGAAGGCATATGCTGAGGAACTGGCAAAGCGTGGGGTCAACATCATCTTAATCAGCCGCAACAAAGagaagctggaggctgtctctaGAAGCATATCTGAAACTTATAAAGTGGAAACAGATATCATAGTAGCTGACTTCAGCAAGGGGAGTGAACCTTACTCAGCCATTAAAGAGGCACTGAAAGACAGAGAAATTGGCATTTTGGTCAATAATGTGGGAATTTCTTATCCCTACCCGGACTATTTTACCAACCTGTCTGAGGACATCCTGTGGGACATAGTCAACGTAAATATTGTTTCTGCTAACATGATGACCCATATTGTGCTGCCAGGCATGGtagagaagaagagaggagcAATTGTGAATGTTtcttctgcatgctgctgtCAGCCCACACCACTGTTGACCGTCTATGGAGCCTCTAAA ACCTACCTGGACTACTTCAGTAGAGCACTACATTATGAGTATGCCTCCAAAGGAATTTTTGTTCAGAGCTTAACCCCTTTTATCATTGCTACAAAAATGGTAGAGTTCAGCAACGTTGCATCAGAgccatctttcttttttccttctgctgaagAATATGCAAGGCATGCAATTTCTACTCTTGGGTTATCCATAAGGACTGCTGGATACTGGAAGCATGCAGTAAAG TTCACGCTGGGTGAATGCGTACCTGAACGGATCTGGGCATGGCTTGCAGTATATGTTTTCAGATACCTATTCAAGGAATCTTAA